From one Catenuloplanes nepalensis genomic stretch:
- a CDS encoding sensor histidine kinase codes for MRRVEIPALRVQGKLALVMVVPLLGLITLAVPVVVDRMQDAGRASDTADRVVRAGRVGAVVQALQQERLLSVAYVRGLTDRSRLELQTARVTDWVADLRSEATLTPELAEAADSVGTLAETRAEVLDRTAGTDLIGSGFGQVIARFVDGLRLTDVADGGTDTGRRVLALDAALRVDEEASAAAYVLLDLAVSKDLAAVARAAGQFTALDRQTARFRGYADPGQAAAYESVLAQMRLAAGEDFFERFAADPVGTANGLDAARMLPFIESVLVNGRFIEDQIARDVADLVVADRRAANTTAYLVLALTVLLTAAVVAGAFITARRVTRPLLRLTESADRVARLTEEELTRVADDEAESSTPIRLDPLRVRGDDEVSDLGHAINRVQNTAARLVERQVAGRRNVAQMFGHIGRRAENLIDRQLSIIDALERDETDPARLESLYRLDHMASRLRRNASSLVALSGGGADAGQHREPLPLLHVIRLALGEIEGYPRVDVDVPEAIDVLPPAIADLTLVVAELMENACTFSPPDTRVTVTAAPADNGVRLIIVDHGLGLAPDRLARENARLARRERLDLAPTEVLGLVVVGRLSRRQGMPVTLAETPGGGVTATVLLGRRQLILPEPEPVMATAGEPVVEVALLDRASRSLEAGPSWNAFAISATAAELPAVIDTEAVPDAAPVAPPLRVRPVVEYRAAPLALPAPRVPVSPLIVADASGRTADVAEVPQPSIAPQPSIAPQPTFAPQPLVVPEVASRGELVVDPAPHIRQAAQDTSPTTEITVVDPMVPGTAETGNGLLKRVPGATLGSQDVSLVPPRIIRPGTAPVRQDPDKVRELMRQFESGVARGLRAARSDEHTDEGTTR; via the coding sequence GTGCGACGCGTTGAGATCCCCGCGCTGCGCGTCCAGGGCAAGCTGGCGCTGGTCATGGTGGTGCCGCTGCTCGGACTGATCACGCTGGCCGTGCCGGTGGTGGTGGACCGCATGCAGGACGCCGGCCGCGCCTCCGACACCGCGGACCGGGTGGTGCGGGCCGGCCGGGTCGGCGCGGTGGTGCAGGCGTTGCAGCAGGAACGACTGCTCTCCGTCGCATACGTCCGCGGCCTCACCGACCGCTCCCGGCTCGAACTGCAGACCGCGCGGGTCACCGACTGGGTCGCCGACCTGCGCAGCGAGGCCACGCTCACGCCCGAACTGGCCGAGGCCGCGGACTCGGTCGGCACGCTCGCCGAGACCCGCGCGGAGGTGCTGGACCGGACCGCCGGGACGGACCTGATCGGCTCCGGGTTCGGGCAGGTCATCGCGCGGTTCGTCGACGGGCTGCGGCTGACCGACGTGGCGGACGGCGGCACGGACACCGGGCGGCGGGTGCTCGCGCTGGACGCCGCGTTGCGCGTCGACGAGGAGGCCAGCGCCGCCGCGTACGTGCTGCTCGACCTCGCGGTCAGCAAGGATCTCGCCGCGGTGGCCCGGGCGGCCGGGCAGTTCACGGCGCTGGACCGGCAGACCGCACGGTTCCGCGGCTACGCCGATCCCGGGCAGGCCGCGGCGTACGAGTCGGTGCTCGCGCAGATGCGGCTGGCGGCCGGGGAGGACTTCTTCGAGCGGTTCGCCGCGGACCCGGTCGGCACCGCGAACGGGCTGGACGCCGCGCGGATGCTGCCGTTCATCGAGTCGGTGCTGGTGAACGGCCGGTTCATCGAGGACCAGATCGCCCGGGACGTCGCCGACCTGGTGGTGGCCGACCGGCGGGCCGCGAACACCACGGCGTACCTGGTGCTGGCGCTGACCGTGCTGCTCACCGCGGCCGTGGTGGCCGGCGCGTTCATCACCGCCCGCCGCGTCACCCGGCCGCTGCTGCGGCTCACCGAGTCCGCCGACCGGGTCGCCCGGCTCACCGAGGAGGAGCTGACCCGGGTCGCGGACGACGAGGCCGAGTCCAGCACGCCGATCCGGCTCGACCCGCTCCGGGTGCGCGGTGACGACGAGGTCAGCGACCTCGGTCACGCGATCAACCGGGTGCAGAACACCGCGGCCCGGCTGGTCGAACGCCAGGTCGCCGGCCGCCGGAACGTGGCGCAGATGTTCGGCCACATCGGGCGCCGCGCGGAGAACCTGATCGACCGCCAGTTGTCGATCATCGACGCGCTGGAGCGCGACGAGACCGACCCGGCGCGCCTGGAGAGCCTCTACCGGCTCGACCACATGGCCAGCCGGCTGCGCCGCAACGCCAGCAGCCTGGTCGCGCTCTCCGGCGGTGGCGCCGACGCCGGCCAGCACCGGGAGCCGTTGCCGTTGCTGCACGTGATCCGGCTCGCGCTCGGTGAGATCGAGGGTTACCCACGCGTCGACGTGGACGTGCCGGAGGCCATCGACGTGCTCCCGCCCGCGATCGCGGACCTCACGCTGGTCGTCGCGGAGCTGATGGAGAACGCCTGCACGTTCTCGCCGCCGGACACGCGGGTCACGGTCACGGCCGCGCCGGCCGACAACGGCGTCCGCCTGATCATCGTCGACCACGGGCTGGGCCTGGCGCCGGACCGGCTGGCGCGGGAGAACGCGCGGCTGGCCCGCCGGGAACGCCTCGACCTGGCCCCGACCGAGGTGCTCGGCCTGGTCGTGGTCGGCCGCCTGTCCCGCCGGCAGGGTATGCCGGTCACGCTCGCGGAGACGCCCGGCGGCGGGGTCACGGCCACGGTGCTGCTCGGCCGCCGGCAGCTGATCCTGCCGGAGCCGGAGCCGGTGATGGCGACCGCGGGCGAGCCGGTCGTCGAGGTGGCGCTGCTGGACCGGGCGAGCCGCAGCCTGGAGGCCGGCCCGTCGTGGAACGCGTTCGCGATCTCGGCCACGGCGGCGGAGCTGCCGGCGGTCATCGACACCGAGGCCGTTCCGGACGCTGCGCCGGTCGCGCCGCCGCTGCGGGTGCGGCCGGTCGTCGAGTACCGCGCGGCACCGCTGGCGCTGCCCGCGCCGCGGGTGCCGGTAAGCCCGCTGATCGTCGCGGACGCGAGCGGGCGCACGGCCGACGTCGCCGAGGTGCCGCAGCCGTCGATCGCCCCGCAGCCGTCGATCGCCCCGCAGCCGACGTTCGCGCCGCAGCCGCTGGTGGTGCCGGAGGTCGCGTCGCGCGGCGAGCTGGTCGTCGATCCGGCGCCGCACATCCGGCAGGCCGCCCAGGACACGTCACCGACCACCGAGATCACGGTTGTCGACCCGATGGTTCCTGGAACCGCCGAAACGGGTAACGGTCTGCTGAAGCGGGTGCCGGGCGCCACGCTCGGCAGCCAGGACGTCTCACTCGTTCCACCCAGGATCATCCGCCCGGGAACCGCGCCG
- a CDS encoding DUF4407 domain-containing protein, whose translation MSSTKARFRPHLFLRASGVDPGEAIFWGEAGRYRVFGALVLFTTLMAAATMFWAVTIATEAPPHVAVAVSLIWGFGIFQIDRWLVSAHVERDGVLHRLWLLVPRLAIAVPMGLLIAWFAMLGVGAKEIQQQLDVDRLRDASEISAQVRDSSEPANQRTTLLAEKKGLQAEYDRAAAAIPALQRAFDEECNGTGGTRTPGCGPIAQVKLGDLNAGKAARDAALRRLTTRGAEIDAGVQQLDRRIAASADAASVSTAHNDGIFARRAALARALAADPEARRLYHLLEIVFVVVDLVPAVAKVFSPVSLVDIAKRHRRGRAQEELAAATTAERDSPDVHAALIYAASQRAESLRAQADARRALDDAYLANRAFLRREAEHRAAEHAATLQAERDLHRALPHGRPVGRAISGRARRRRRAARTP comes from the coding sequence ATGTCCTCGACCAAAGCCCGGTTCCGGCCTCACCTTTTCCTCCGTGCCTCCGGCGTCGACCCCGGCGAGGCGATCTTCTGGGGTGAGGCCGGTCGTTATCGCGTCTTCGGCGCGCTGGTGCTGTTCACCACGCTGATGGCGGCCGCCACCATGTTCTGGGCGGTCACCATCGCCACCGAGGCGCCGCCGCACGTCGCCGTCGCGGTCTCGCTGATCTGGGGCTTCGGCATCTTTCAGATCGACCGCTGGCTGGTCTCCGCGCACGTCGAGCGGGACGGCGTCCTGCACCGGCTGTGGCTGCTGGTGCCGCGGCTCGCGATCGCGGTGCCGATGGGCCTGCTGATCGCCTGGTTCGCGATGCTCGGCGTGGGTGCCAAGGAGATCCAGCAGCAGCTCGACGTGGACCGGCTGCGGGACGCGTCCGAGATCTCGGCGCAGGTCCGCGACTCCTCCGAGCCGGCCAACCAGCGCACCACGCTGCTCGCCGAGAAGAAGGGGCTGCAGGCGGAGTACGACCGGGCCGCCGCCGCGATCCCGGCGCTGCAGCGCGCGTTCGACGAGGAGTGCAACGGCACCGGCGGCACGAGGACGCCCGGCTGTGGCCCGATCGCGCAGGTCAAGCTGGGTGACCTGAACGCCGGCAAGGCGGCCCGGGACGCCGCGCTGCGCCGCCTCACCACGCGCGGCGCGGAGATCGACGCGGGCGTGCAGCAGCTCGACCGGCGCATCGCGGCCAGCGCGGACGCGGCCAGCGTCTCCACCGCGCACAACGACGGCATCTTCGCCCGCCGCGCCGCGCTGGCCCGGGCGCTGGCCGCCGACCCGGAGGCCCGCCGGCTCTACCACCTGCTGGAGATCGTCTTCGTGGTGGTCGACCTGGTCCCGGCCGTGGCGAAGGTCTTCTCGCCGGTGAGCCTGGTGGACATCGCGAAGCGGCACCGGCGTGGCCGCGCACAGGAGGAGCTGGCGGCGGCGACCACGGCCGAGCGGGACTCGCCGGACGTGCACGCGGCACTGATCTACGCGGCGTCACAGCGCGCGGAGAGCCTCCGGGCGCAGGCGGACGCGCGTCGCGCGCTGGACGACGCGTACCTTGCCAACCGGGCCTTCCTGCGTCGCGAGGCCGAGCACCGCGCCGCCGAGCACGCGGCGACGCTGCAGGCCGAGCGCGATCTGCACCGGGCGTTGCCGCACGGCCGGCCGGTCGGCCGGGCGATCTCCGGCCGCGCCCGGCGCCGGCGCCGGGCCGCGCGCACGCCATAG